From one Nymphalis io chromosome 19, ilAglIoxx1.1, whole genome shotgun sequence genomic stretch:
- the LOC126775775 gene encoding zinc finger protein-like 1 homolog yields MGLCKCPKRRVTNQFCFEHRVNVCEYCMVTNHPKCIIQSYLQWLQDSDYNPICEICTKSLSEGECIRLTCYHVFHWECAESRYRALPRTTAPAGYLCPSCATPVFPPPNLVSPVADVLRESLAGVNWARAGLGLPLLSEDQDLKGAAGRRSQSPNQNQFFQTVDNQRGTPVGASDDESSNRSAASTPHSIVQISDDIINMYDNTSVKRNDSLQGGQVPRKSFKPNQSKPLLNFDHDENKYKQKSTFAWISRWWKNSLPASRVRRAGGIYKRYWIMLFVIITLVIILLLLSHRDVDINSPFGSIQDDDKRILQKN; encoded by the exons ATGGGACTTTGCAAATGTCCTAAAAGAAGAGTAACCAATCAATTTTGCTTCGAACATCGAGTAAATGTTTGTGAATATTGTATGGTGACGAACCACCCAaag TGTATTATACAATCGTATCTTCAATGGTTACAAGATAGTGATTATAATCCAATTTGTGAAATATGCACAAAAAGTTTGTCTGAAGGAGAGTGTATACGACTAACTTGTTATC atgtATTCCATTGGGAGTGTGCTGAGTCTCGATACCGCGCATTACCGCGTACAACGGCGCCGGCTGGATACCTGTGTCCTTCTTGTGCAACACCTGTATTCCCTCCACCCAATCTTGTATCTCCTGTAGCAGATGTGCTTAGAGAAAGTTTAGCTGGTGTCAACTGGGCTAGAGCTGGTCTGGGACTACCTCTG CTTTCAGAAGACCAAGATTTGAAAGGAGCAGCTGGTAGACGCAGCCAGTCACCAAATCAAAATCAGTTCTTCCAAACAGTTGATAATCAAAGAGGGACCCCTGTCGGGGCAAGCGATGATGAATCGTCTAACAGATCAGCTGCTAGCACACCACATTCCATTGTTCAAATTTCTGATGACATTATCAATATGTATGACAATACATCTGTCAAAAGAAATGATAGCTTACAAG gtGGCCAAGTTCCAAGAAAAAGTTTTAAACCCAATCAGTCTAAGCCATTACTTAATTTTGATCATGAtgaaaacaaatacaaacaaaaatcaaCATTTGCCTGGATAAGCAGATGGTGGAA GAACTCTCTACCAGCTTCTCGGGTCAGAAGAGCAGGAGgcatttataaaagatattgGATTATGTTATTTGTCATTATCACTTTGGTTATCATTTTATTGCTTCTTAGCCATAGAGATGTTGACATTAACAGTCCTTTTGGCTCCATTCAAGATGATGACAAGAGAATATTacagaaaaattaa
- the LOC126775780 gene encoding RRP15-like protein, with amino-acid sequence MVVAEKMNKPKLKVSVSNSESSSEEAEDSEYEAEVSDDENEEISENNNSDDELILKNEGWADSISKILGSNKPKNKKTLVLSRAKKLADVVKKEKEEKPAFEIVGEGPLEEKPEVKEDKIDLEPPVKKKKCEKASVRIKPNILEKDRERLLAKIATKGVVQLFNAVRNQQKSFETELNKDLPEGKKEKILKKFDKRAFLDTLMGQSKSIVVEDQTKTLKDELKAEDKPRWNALRDDFMMGAKMKDWDKEVEEETI; translated from the exons ATGGTAGTGGCTGAAAAAATGAATAAACCAAAACTTAAAGTATCAG TGTCAAATTCTGAATCGTCCAGTGAAGAAGCTGAGGATTCCGAATATGAGGCAGAGGTATCAGACGACGAAAATGAAGAAATTTCCGAAAACAATAACAGTGATGatgaacttatattaaaaaatgaggGCTGGGCGGATTCTATTTCAAAAATCCTTGGGTCAAACAAACCTAAAAATAAGAAGACATTGGTTTTGTCAAGAGCGAAAAAGCTTGCAGATgttgtaaaaaaagaaaaagaagaaaaaccCGCTTTTGAAATTGTAGGAGAGGGGCCTTTAGAAGAAAAACCAGaagtaaaagaagataaaattgaTTTAGAGCCTCCTGTAAAGAAAAAG AAATGTGAAAAAGCATCAGTACGAATAAAACCAAACATACTTGAAAAAGATAGAGAAAGATTATTAGCAAAAATAGCAACAAAAGGTGTTGTACAATTATTCAATGCAGTTAGAAATCAACAAAAATCTTTTGAAACTGAACTAAATAAAGACTTACCAGAAggaaaaaaagaaaagatacTTAAGAAATTTGATAAGAGAGCCTTTTTAGATACACTCATGGGTCAATCAAAGTCTATAGTTGTAGAAGACCAAACCAAAactttgaaagatgagttaaaAGCAGAAGATAAACCTCGGTGGAATGCTTTAAG AGATGACTTCATGATGGGTGCAAAAATGAAAGATTGGGATAAAGAAGTTGAAGAagaaactatttaa
- the LOC126775769 gene encoding tubulin--tyrosine ligase-like protein 12 yields MDGIASYSAFLAAHKPQLVLSGVPEHFWAILCKKIKDQIFDSGSAFQLVKIDYDEDVRAPYDPLWSVMAVRDIDRTNSSHIYLIDHAWTFKVNSIRNNLRNVPVLLERICNLIQATSQTTEGKINEVCQKIWKYANTYAIESEELSVEDRVPVWYVMDELGSGITHSDNPNFRIVPFMYIPEQLTYTLLFPIENVEEGDIITRNFVEGHYADSRQREAMLIPWTYYEHFDDDFNQEEPDMNYFLEGHIVESLPELEMLDENKQISSTLKVFSEYVFINQYLTAPGFEIVENETEADILWYTSHFKTFKELSATPHKFVNQFPFEYVITIKDLLAIVARRGQKKLSLDGDNLNTLPAWLPTTFNMKTELSKLIAYFMQRQKQGLDNHWICKPYNLARGLDTYISDNLDFLCRLPMSGPKVAQKYIENPVLFERQDVGQVKFDVRYVILLKSVNPTTLYVYNNFFLRLSNKAFTLDDFDDYEKHFTVMNYSEGVPLFKLLCEDFKEAWSKQYADYNWSEVEKSIFQMFSELFTAATAKDAPCGIAKSPQSRALYAADIMLSWNENEKEKFIQPKLLEVNWMPDCRRACEYYPDFYNDIFSVMFLDKEVNTCTKIL; encoded by the coding sequence atggaTGGAATAGCCAGTTACAGTGCATTTTTAGCAGCTCATAAACCGCAACTTGTTTTATCAGGCGTTCCAGAACATTTTTGGGCGatcttatgtaaaaaaattaaagatcaaATATTTGACTCCGGTTCAGCATTTCAATTGGTAAAAATTGACTATGATGAAGATGTAAGGGCACCCTATGATCCTTTATGGAGTGTTATGGCAGTCCGAGATATAGATCGAACAAATTCTAGTCATATTTATCTTATTGATCACGCATggacatttaaagtaaatagcaTTCGAAATAACCTAAGAAATGTACCGGTGCTGTTAGAAAGAATTTGCAATCTTATTCAAGCAACTTCCCAAACGACCGAAGGCAAAATTAACGAAGTATGTCAAAAGATATGGAAATATGCGAATACTTATGCTATTGAAAGTGAAGAGCTTTCAGTTGAAGATAGGGTACCCGTGTGGTATGTAATGGATGAATTGGGTTCAGGGATTACACATTCAGATAATCCAAATTTTCGTATTGTTCCATTCATGTACATACCAGAACAACTAACTTACACTTTACTTTTCCCGATCGAAAATGTTGAAGAAGGTgatattatcacaagaaacttTGTAGAAGGGCATTATGCTGACTCACGTCAGAGAGAAGCTATGCTTATACCTTGGACCTATTATGAACATTTCGATGATGATTTTAACCAAGAAGAGCcagatatgaattattttttggaaGGGCACATAGTTGAGTCGCTTCCAGAGTTAGAAATGTtagatgaaaataaacaaatctctTCTACACTAAAGGTGTTTTCTGAATATGtgtttattaatcaatatttgACTGCTCCTGGATTTGAAATAGTTGAAAATGAAACAGAAGCTGACATTCTCTGGTATACTAGTCATTTTAAAACCTTTAAGGAATTGAGTGCCACACCtcataaatttgtaaatcaaTTCCCATTTGAATATGTGATAACAATTAAGGACCTTTTAGCTATAGTAGCAAGGCGAGGTCAAAAGAAACTTAGTCTTGATGGGGATAATCTTAATACATTACCTGCATGGCTCCCTACAACCTTTAATATGAAAACAGAATTATCTAAATTAATTGCATATTTTATGCAGAGGCAAAAGCAAGGATTAGATAACCATTGGATATGTAAACCATATAATCTAGCTCGAGGCTTAGATACTTACATTTCTGACAATTTGGATTTTTTGTGCCGTCTACCGATGTCTGGTCCTAAAGTAGCACAAAAGTACATAGAAAACCCAGTATTATTTGAAAGGCAAGATGTTGGACAAGTCAAGTTTGATGTGCGCTATgtgattttattgaaatcagTAAATCCTACCAcactttatgtttataataactttttcctTAGACTTTCCAATAAAGCATTTACACTGGATGATTTTGATGACTATGAGAAACATTTCACCGTCATGAATTACAGTGAAGGTGTCCCACTGTTTAAGTTATTGTGTGAAGATTTCAAAGAAGCTTGGTCTAAACAGTATGCCGATTATAATTGGAGTGAAGTAGAAAAGTCAATATTTCAAATGTTCTCAGAGTTATTTACTGCAGCCACTGCAAAAGATGCTCCATGTGGCATTGCAAAAAGTCCACAATCTAGAGCTCTGTATGCTGCAGATATTATGCTCAGTTGGAATGAgaatgaaaaagaaaaattcaTACAGCCTAAATTATTGGAAGTTAACTGGATGCCAGATTGTCGCAGGGCTTGTGAATATTATCCAGATttctataatgatattttttcagTTATGTTTCTCGATAAAGAAGTGAATACCTGTACCAAGATTTTGTAA
- the LOC126775765 gene encoding DDB1- and CUL4-associated factor 5, with translation MANIASPLPYITKREYGLVNDLKSQLFNKRLNAAKNLYRRDLVCHFGCVNAIEFSSNGELFVSGGDDRRVMVWQFGQAILEYGKPEAMKALHQSNIFCLGVTSENQKIYSGGNDDIVIVHDVESKHPVEVLQHQRAVCSLSIDPFNERVVTTAGNDGRLLLFDTRQSVHESLVISRSRRAFHGVMFHPQQVGILVSANARDGIALWDLRSPKHPVIRYVGNSGSCQNSMSVRINQTGTHVLALRRRLPPVLYAVHSPEPVAEFYHQDYYNSCTMKSCCFAGRSDQFVLSGSDDFNLYMWKIPDTGGFGDTVIEPPHIVLYGHRSIVNQVRYNSNYCLIASSGVEKIIKIWSALEYPQMRGALLEEAQGSDNPREIYSHEDYVSLVHHSGQYLSHNYAEQSTSEDPRMMAFFDSLVQRELECLAEETDSLDGSSSDSVNGNVSDTSDSDHIVADFLPLPPKRVTPNGSRSQRWPNRLARLVASRYPKSVRTRKRGFLRRNKQSRTCVSKSSAKGKRAAPRRARGPRRPAAPRRPAPRRSAPSSERTDSDEPAHPLYRNTGRIIRPPRKRTNITRSTKRKSKVTSYRKVMNLRNNSNIAQDSSDNNNFSNCDNYEENLALPSTSTGYRGQSNSALFRIAEVDSDDDQSVGSRPMSPSNQNGNQNIPTNLISIVPTPINGSRDSLSDSLRVGPPESESNNSSPVHESRTRTNLRRVRRNGRLSIQRSDSSESPPPKDYTENNFTIMDRLSPKVGYNRTVARLVNETNESEFESSCSTESSLWLAPNNIRTPDSGVGTVAGSSTRNNQPPADNVSDDPEYQAQKFRQRVKKARRNYRNHMDSDSN, from the exons ATGGCGAATATAGCAAGTCCTTTACCTTATATTACTAAAAGAGAATATGGACTTGTAAATGATCTGAAATCTCAGTTATTTAATAAACGGTTAAATGCGGCTAAAAACTTATATCGCCGTGATTTAGTGTGTCATTTTGGATGTGTAAACGCAATTGAATTTTCTAGCAATGGCGAGTTATTTGTATCAg GTGGAGATGACAGGAGGGTGATGGTTTGGCAGTTTGGACAGGCCATTCTAGAATATGGAAAGCCTGAAGCTATGAAAGCATTACATCAATCAAATATATTCTGCTTGGGTGTTACCTCAGAAAACCAAAAGATATATTCAGGAGGAAATGATGATATT gtAATAGTACATGACGTAGAAAGTAAACATCCAGTAGAGGTTCTACAACATCAGCGAGCTGTGTGCAGTCTTAGCATTGATCCTTTTAATGAGCGAGTAGTCACAACTGCTGGTAATGATGGCAGGCTGCTACTGTTTGACACTCGGCAGTCTGTACAtg aatcaTTAGTGATATCACGTAGTCGGAGAGCATTTCATGGTGTAATGTTTCATCCCCAGCAAGTTGGTATACTTGTATCCGCCAATGCTAGAGATGGCATTGCACTGTGGGACTTAAGGTCTCCTAAACA CCCTGTGATCCGCTACGTAGGCAACAGTGGTTCCTGCCAGAACAGCATGAGCGTCCGCATCAACCAAACCGGCACGCACGTCCTCGCCCTGCGGCGCCGCCTGCCGCCCGTGCTGTATGCCGTGCACTCCCCGGAACCGGTTGCCGAGTTCTACCACCAGGACTACTACAACTCATGTACCATGAAGAGTTGCTGCTTCGCGGGAAGAAGTGACCAGTTTGTGCTATCTGGATCGGATGATTTCAACCTGTACATGTGGAAAATACCAGACACTGGTGGTTTTGGTG atacgGTGATTGAGCCTCCGCATATAGTTTTATACGGACATCGGTCTATTGTGAATCAAGTTCGATATAACTCCAATTATTGTCTCATCGCATCATCGGGAGTTGAGAAAATTATAAAG ATATGGTCGGCGCTGGAGTACCCGCAGATGCGCGGCGCGCTGCTGGAGGAGGCGCAGGGCTCCGACAACCCGCGCGAGATATACAGCCACGAGGACTACGTCTCGCTCGTTCATCACAGTGGACAG TATCTATCCCACAACTATGCTGAACAATCGACAAGCGAGGATCCACGCATGATGGCGTTCTTCGATTCATTAGTTCAGCGTGAACTAGAGTGCCTCGCCGAGGAGACTGACTCCCTGGACGGATCCAGTTCTGATTCAGTTAACGGGAACGTTTCCGACACGAGCGACAGCGATCACATCGTCGCGGACTTTCTGCCCTTACCACCCAAAAGAG TAACTCCAAACGGGAGTCGAAGTCAACGGTGGCCAAATAGACTGGCGCGACTTGTCGCTTCGAGGTATCCAAAGAGCGTCCGAACTCGAAAACGGGGTTTCCTTAG GCGAAACAAGCAGTCGCGCACGTGCGTGAGCAAGTCGAGCGCCAAGGGCAAGCGCGCCGCGCCGAGACGAGCGCGCGGCCCGCGCCGCCCCGCCGCCCCGCGCCGCCCCGCGCCGCGCCGCTCCGCGCCCTCCAGCGAGCGCACCGACTCCGACGAGCCCGCGCACCCCCTCTACCGGAACACGGGCCGG atcATCCGGCCACCCAGAAAGAGAACGAACATCACAAGGAGTACAAAACGAAAAAGTAAAGTCACTAGTTATAGGAAAGTTatgaatttaagaaataata GTAATATTGCTCAAGACAGTAGcgataacaataatttttcCAACTGTGACAATTATGAAGAAAATTTAGCTTTACCTAGCACAAGTACAG GTTATAGAGGCCAAAGCAATTCAGCACTATTTCGAATAGCAGAGGTGGATTCAGATGATGACCAGTCAGTCGGCAGTCGGCCAATGTCGCCCAGTAATCAAAATGGCAACCAAAACATTCCTACAAATCTAATTAGCATCGTTCCCACACCAATTAATGGCTCCCGAGATTCACTAAGTGACTCTTTAAGAGTTGGACCACCAGAATCTGAGAGCAATAATTCTTCTCCAGTCCATGAAAGTAGAACGCGAACGAATTTAAGGAGAGTTAGAAGAAACGGTAGACTCAGTATTCAACGTTCCGATTCAAGCGAGTCACCACCACCGAAAGACTATACGGAGAATAATTTCACAATAATGGATAGATTATCACCAAAGGTCGGTTACAACAGGACTGTGGCGAGGCTCGTGAACGAGACAAACGAAAGTGAATTTGAAAGTAGTTGCAGCACTGAAAGTAGTTTGTGGCTGGCTCCGAATAACATTAGAACTCCTGACAGTGGCGTGGGTACTGTTGCGGGCAGCAGCACCAGGAACAACCAACCTCCTGCCGATAATGTGTCCGATGACCCAGAATATCAAGCACAGAAGTTCCGACAACGCGTCAAAAAAGCTCGTCGTAATTATAGGAACCACATGGATTCAGATTCTAATTGA
- the LOC126775771 gene encoding 28S ribosomal protein S5, mitochondrial, which yields MASKILAIRNVVNKPLTFFVNKIPQYQTTGYNLKNISTTTIACLNFFNKLPAEKLWKSVTSVSNAGAKKGRGKGAGRIRIRDLNRGQIIGTGKINMLWPGLSAPVIRGRELLKQQRLPDDPERMEKLIKLRDSMTKFRRLRLSPIERGWSGSRMPGRSIGAPDPVGDEEFTGFDTKVLQLRPLLIMKGSLGRTRNYQAMVVTGNGQGLAGFGIGKAKEAPAALRKAKNRAGKKLMNFEIYNGHTVFHDFFTAFGKTKIYVQKKNEGHGLKCHRAIREICQAIGIKDLRAKLEGSNNLQHIVKAFFVGLLQQRTHQQLAEEKKLHLVEFRAENENYPIVVASPSYVRTKEEIPKDETLDFNQYIMNDRVIFRRKKFPRFYETMPHYEIFLKKYEKFRNHEKIRLNLKVEYGEVKSFLNNKYPEPKEEKET from the exons ATGGCTAGCAAAATACTAGCGATTCGAAATGTAGTTAATAAGCCTTTGACTTTTTTTGTCAACAAAATACCACAATATCAAACTACTGGATATAACCTTAAAAACATCAGTACTACGACGATTGCTTGCctaaatttctttaataaat TACCCGCCGAGAAATTATGGAAATCAGTGACATCTGTAAGTAATGCTGGTGCTAAAAAAGGTCGTGGAAAAGGCGCTGGAAGGATTCGTATTCGAGATTTGAATCGTGGACAGATAATTGGTACTGGTAAAATAAACATGTTGTGGCCAGGTTTGTCTGCACCAGTAATAAGAGGAAGAGAATTGCTTAAACAACAACGCCTACCAGATGATCCTGAAAG aatggaGAAGCTTATTAAGTTGAGAGATTCTATGACTAAGTTCAGACGATTGAGATTAAGCCCTATTGAGCGAGGTTGGTCTGGTTCGCGCATGCCAGGTCGAAGCATTGGAGCCCCAGACCCAGTTGGAGATg AAGAGTTCACTGGATTTGACACTAAAGTTCTGCAACTCAGACCTCTTCTGATTATGAAAGGAAGTTTAGGCCGCACAAGGAACTACCAAGCTATG GTTGTAACTGGCAATGGTCAAGGGCTAGCTGGATTTGGTATAGGAAAAGCAAAGGAAGCACCTGCTGCACTAAGAAAAGCCAAGAACAGGGCTGGAaagaaattaatgaattttgaaatttataatggccacacag TTTTCCATGATTTCTTCACAGCATTtggaaaaactaaaatatatgtgCAAAAGAAGAATGAAGGACATGGCTTAAAGTGTCACAGAGCTATCAGAGAGATTTGTCAAGCTATTGGTATTAAAGATCTTAGGGCTAAGCTTGAGGGGTCCAATAATTTACAACATATTGTAAAGGCTTTCTTTGTCGGACTTTTACAACAG AGAACTCATCAACAACTTGCTGAAGAAAAGAAACTTCATTTAGTAGAGTTTAGAGctgaaaatgaaaattatcCTATTGTAGTTGCCAGCCCATCATATGTTAGAACCAAAGAAGAAATACCTAAAGATGAAACATTAGATTTCAATCAATATATCATGAATGACAGAGTTATCTTCAGGCGAAAGAAGTTCCCACGTTTCTATGAAACAATGCCACATTACgagatatttcttaaaaaatatgagAAATTCAGAAATCATGAAAAAATTCGTTTAAACCTTAAAGTTGAATATGGAGAAGTAAAAAGTTTtctgaataataaatatccaGAACCGAAGGAAGAAAAAGAAACATAg
- the LOC126775773 gene encoding RAB6A-GEF complex partner protein 2, producing MIELSAKLTTGTVYLAGEAIECAITFSHTAQPEHRNSQSHSDILENLAWASAQIHCFFSTSKNSGEKTPVIEKTTALEVTSCDIGDVIFHTKPKILFCDLTIPLGETKTFWYRESLPIEAPPSYRGTAVKYSYKITIATQKVGSHIKMVRIPFRVLPISPIINMQDLSALCGNETTEELQPTNPFSEERKVETPLTMALQVLQNLTARRSPNSYMITNARGRVGRFCLFKSAYKLGEDIVGTFDFSVGTVTCMQVSVSLQPEEITKTNTPTKNVNKENSSRSMTVARCHEVTVGLTHSQLILPIPLHITPAFEGDEVSLSWRLHFEFVTSNERLFPTSDDKDWNAPLNVPIETMVWNLPVKIYSTQPKQISQQSVGSDAYTLYIK from the exons ATGATTGAACTCTCTGCAAAACTTACTACTGGTACTGTTTATTTGGCTGGCGAAGCTATAGAATGTGCTATAACATTTTCCCACACTGCACAACCAGAGCATAGGAATTCCCAAAGtcatag tgataTCTTAGAAAACTTGGCATGGGCGTCAGCTCAAATACATTGTTTCTTTTCAACATCTAAAAATTCAGGAGAAAAAACCCCTGTGATTGAAAAAACAACTGCTTTAGAAGTTACATCATGTGATATTGGTGATGTTATCTTTCACACAAagccaaaaatattattttgtgatttgACTATACCTTTGGGCGAAACTAAAACAT tttggtATAGAGAATCACTACCAATTGAAGCACCACCTTCGTACAGAGGGACAGCTGTAAAATACTCTTACAAGATAACAATAGCAACACAAAAAGTTGGGTCTCATATCAAAATGGTTAGAATACCTTTTAGAGTTTTACCTATTAGTCCTATTATAAATATGCAAGACTTATCTGCTCTTTGTGGCAATGAGACAACAGAGGAACTTCAACCGACTAATCCATTTTCTGAGGAAAGAAAAGTAGAAACGCCTCTAACTATGGCTCTGCAGGTGTTacag aatcTCACAGCAAGAAGAAGTCCCAATTCATATATGATTACAAATGCGAGGGGCAGAGTCGGTAGATTCTGTTTATTCAAATCAGCATACAAATTGGGGGAGGACATTGTTGGTACTTTTGACTTCTCAGTTGGTACTGTCACTTGTATgcag GTGTCAGTATCTTTGCAACCTGAAGAAATTACAAAAACTAATACACcaacaaaaaatgtaaataaagaaaactcAAGTAGATCAATGACTGTGGCCAGATGTCATGAAGTCACCGTAGGTCTTACACATTCCCAACTCATTTTGCCAATACCATTACACATAACTCCTGCATTTGAGGGGGATgaag TGTCACTAAGTTGGCGACTTCACTTTGAATTTGTGACAAGTAATGAGAGGTTATTTCCAACTTCAGACGATAAGGACTGGAATGCACCTCTTAATGTTCCAATAGAAACAATGGTCTGGAACCTGCCTGTGAAGATTTACTCTACACAACCTAAGCAAATCTCGCAACAGTCTGTTGGAAGTGAtgcatatacattatatataaaataa